One Setaria viridis chromosome 5, Setaria_viridis_v4.0, whole genome shotgun sequence genomic region harbors:
- the LOC117854599 gene encoding uncharacterized protein — translation METVKCCIACILPCGALDVVRIVHSNGRVEEISGGPVLAGEIMKAYPKHVLRKPPSTCPADGGGGIVVQKPVILPPNAELQKGKIYFLMPVMAAPAAEKAPAPEKSAAQAQAPAAHAASAAAAAARRQRRRRKDHHAAAREGAPACGSGAPAAGPAAAGGAEGEKERLLANERYLSEIMKEKASTARDRRRGRVAVWRPHLESITEDDL, via the coding sequence ATGGAGACCGTCAAGTGCTGCATCGCGTGCATCCTGCCGTGCGGGGCGCTGGACGTGGTGCGGATCGTTCACTCCAACGGCCGGGTGGAGGAGATCAGCGGGGGGCCCGTGCTGGCCGGGGAGATCATGAAGGCGTACCCCAAGCACGTCCTCCGGAAGCCGCCGTCCACGTGcccggccgacggcggcggcggcatcgtcgTGCAGAAGCCCGTCATCCTGCCGCCCAATGCCGAGCTGCAGAAGGGCAAGATCTACTTCCTCATGCCGGTCatggccgccccggccgccgagAAGGCCCCGGCTCCCGAGAAGAGCGCGGCGCAAGCGCAAGcgcccgccgcccacgccgcctccgcggcggccgcggctgcgaggaggcagcggcggcggaggaaggaccaccacgccgccgcgcgggaGGGAGCGCCGGcctgcggcagcggcgcgcccgcggccggccccgcggcggccggcggcgcggagggcgaGAAGGAGCGGCTGCTGGCCAACGAGAGGTACCTGTCTGAGATCATGAAGGAGAAGGCGTCCACGGcgagggaccggcggcgggggcgcgtcgCCGTGTGGCGGCCGCACCTGGAGAGCATCACCGAGGATGACTTGTAA
- the LOC117858342 gene encoding phosphatidate cytidylyltransferase 1: MQRDTSSSDVSASHTGRVRRRRQPSEATADGNRANGQPLLVNDQNKYRSMLIRTYSTVWMIGGFVFIVYMGHLYIWAMVVVIQIYMARELFNLLRKSSEEKQLPGFRLLNWHFFFTAMLYTYGRFLSRQLVNTVTSDHLLYKVVSGLIKYQMFICYFLYIAGFVWFILTLKKKAYKYQFKQYAWTHMILLTVFAQSSFTVANIFEGIFWFLLPASLIVINDIFAYLFGFFLGRTPLIKLSPKKTWEGFIGASVTTIISAFLLANVMGRSQWLTCPRKDLSTGWLYCDPGPMFKPEHYSLGEWVPHWFPWKELAIMPVQWHALALGLFASIIAPFGGFFASGFKRAFKIKDFGDSIPGHGGITDRMDCQMVMAVFAYIYHQSFIAPQNFSVEIILDQIIRNLTYEEQKYLYQQLGEIFHERQLMQS, translated from the exons ATGCAAAGGGACACCAGCTCTAGCGATGTTTCTGCTTCTCACACAGGGCGTGTTAGACGTCGGAGACAACCAAGTGAG GCTACTGCAGATGGGAATAGAGCTAATGGACAGCCGTTGCTCGTCAATGATCAGAACAAGTATAGATCAATGCTTATCCGTACATATTCAACAGTATGGATGATTGGAGGCTTTGTCTTTATTGTTTATATGGGTCATCTATATATTTGGGCCATGGTGGTTGTGATTCAAATATATATGGCTAGAGAGCTTTTCAACCTACTCAGAAAATCCAGTGAAGAGAAACAACTGCCAGGGTTCAGACTACTGAATTG GCACTTCTTTTTCACGGCGATGCTGTACACTTATGGGCGCTTTCTTAGTCGGCAGCTTGTGAATACAGTAACTTCAGATCACTTGCTGTATAAGGTCGTCAGTGGCCTAATAAAGTATCAGATGTTTATTTGCTATTTTCTTTATATTGCAG GGTTTGTATGGTTTATTTTGACTCTGAAGAAAAAGGCATACAAGTATCAATTCAAACAGTATGCCTGGACGCACATGATACTCTTAACAGTTTTTGCTCAGTCCTCTTTCACCGTGGCAAACATATTTGAAGGGATTTTCTG GTTTCTTCTGCCTGCTTCACTCATTGTGATCAATGATATCTTCGCTTATTTATTCGGGTTCTTTCTTGGGAGAACGCCATTAATTAAGTTGTCCCCAAAGAAAACTTGGGAAGGTTTTATTGGTGCATCAGTGACAACTATCATCTCTGCATTTCTG TTAGCAAACGTAATGGGCCGCTCCCAGTGGTTGACATGTCCAAGAAAG GATCTGTCGACTGGGTGGCTTTATTGTGATCCTGGTCCAATGTTTAAGCCAGAGCATTACTCGTTGGGAGAATGGGTGCCACACTGg TTCCCATGGAAAGAACTTGCCATTATGCCCGTGCAGTGGCATGCTTTAGCCCTAGGTTTGTTTGCATCAATAATAGCACCATTTGGAGGGTTTTTTGCGAGTGGTTTCAAGAGGGCTTTTAAAATAAAG gaTTTTGGTGACAGCATACCTGGGCATGGTGGAATTACTGACAGAATGGATTGTCAA ATGGTTATGGCAGTGTTTGCATACATATACCACCAATCATTCATTGCTCCCCAGAACTTCTCTGTCGAGATAATCTTGGATCAG ATTATAAGAAACCTAACCTATGAGGAGCAAAAATACTTGTACCAGCAGCTTGGGGAGATCTTCCATGAGAGGCAACTGATGCAAAGTTGA